In one window of Bdellovibrio bacteriovorus W DNA:
- a CDS encoding KUP system, potassium uptake transmembrane protein (COG3158 K+ transporter), producing the protein MICIKYMAFVMRADNKGEGGILSLMALAVRSQGNKTPPRRKWVMTILGLFGAALLYGDGIITPAVSVLSAMEGLALVAPQFDGFIIPLTLAVITALFAMQRYGTGKIGVIFGPILLIWFISLAALGVNGMLKNIGIFEALWPHHAIEFFLRNGFAGFIVLGSVFLVVTGGEALYADMGHFGKRPIRLAWFFVALPALVLNYFGQGALLLNSPEAATSPFYMLAPKWALLPMVILATLSAVIASQALISGVFSITRQAIQLGFCPRISIVHTSSQEIGQIYVPAVNWTLLIGVIWLVLTFKTSSALAAAYGIAVTGTMVITTVLAYEVARGKWNWSFFKAASIFGSFLVMDLAFFGANVRKVSHGGWVPLVIGAGIYVLMTTWQKGRQILFQKLKERSMPIEDFCQKLLREPPLRVPGTAVYMAGDPWGVPVPLLHNLKHNRVMHQRIAILTIQTRDIPFVSKKDRISIQEVIPNMYRIIAYYGFMETPKMKHILEACRGQEINFNVNETTFVMGRETIIASKSPALPGEAKMSYWRERLFAVMSKNAQRPTAFFKIPPNQVIEVGLQVEI; encoded by the coding sequence GTGATCTGTATCAAGTACATGGCCTTCGTCATGCGTGCTGATAATAAAGGTGAAGGGGGAATCCTTTCTTTGATGGCCCTTGCCGTGCGCTCTCAGGGTAATAAAACTCCGCCACGTCGTAAGTGGGTGATGACGATCTTAGGTCTCTTTGGTGCCGCTCTTCTTTATGGAGATGGGATTATCACTCCGGCGGTTTCGGTTCTTTCTGCCATGGAGGGGTTGGCTCTTGTGGCGCCTCAGTTTGATGGATTCATTATTCCTCTGACTCTTGCCGTGATTACAGCTCTGTTTGCAATGCAGAGATACGGCACGGGAAAAATCGGGGTTATCTTTGGGCCGATTTTATTGATTTGGTTTATTTCGTTAGCTGCCTTAGGCGTGAATGGGATGCTTAAGAACATCGGAATCTTTGAAGCTCTTTGGCCCCATCATGCCATTGAGTTTTTCTTGCGCAACGGTTTTGCGGGCTTCATTGTTTTGGGTTCTGTGTTTCTTGTTGTGACGGGCGGAGAAGCTCTTTACGCCGATATGGGGCACTTTGGAAAAAGACCCATTCGTTTAGCGTGGTTCTTCGTTGCTCTTCCTGCGCTGGTTTTAAATTATTTTGGGCAAGGTGCTTTGCTTTTAAATAGTCCTGAAGCTGCAACAAGTCCTTTTTATATGCTGGCTCCGAAATGGGCCCTTCTGCCAATGGTCATTCTTGCGACTCTTTCTGCGGTGATTGCCTCTCAAGCTTTGATCTCTGGAGTTTTCTCGATCACACGTCAGGCTATTCAATTAGGATTCTGCCCAAGAATTTCTATTGTTCATACTTCCAGCCAAGAGATTGGCCAGATCTATGTTCCAGCTGTGAATTGGACACTCTTGATCGGGGTGATTTGGTTGGTGCTGACCTTTAAGACTTCTTCAGCTTTAGCAGCAGCCTATGGGATTGCAGTTACTGGAACAATGGTTATCACTACAGTTCTTGCTTACGAAGTGGCGCGCGGAAAATGGAATTGGAGTTTCTTTAAGGCCGCTTCGATTTTTGGTTCTTTCTTAGTCATGGACTTAGCCTTCTTCGGAGCCAACGTTCGAAAAGTAAGTCACGGTGGCTGGGTGCCGTTGGTTATCGGTGCAGGAATTTATGTATTGATGACGACTTGGCAAAAGGGACGACAAATTCTTTTTCAAAAACTCAAAGAGCGCTCTATGCCGATTGAAGACTTCTGTCAGAAGCTCTTGCGCGAACCACCTCTGCGCGTACCAGGAACGGCTGTGTACATGGCTGGTGACCCATGGGGTGTTCCAGTGCCGCTCTTGCATAATTTAAAACATAACCGCGTTATGCATCAGCGAATTGCGATTCTTACAATTCAAACGCGCGATATTCCGTTTGTATCTAAAAAAGATAGAATTTCTATCCAAGAAGTGATTCCAAATATGTATCGAATTATTGCGTATTATGGATTTATGGAAACTCCGAAAATGAAACATATTTTGGAGGCATGTCGTGGGCAAGAGATCAACTTCAACGTGAATGAAACCACCTTTGTGATGGGACGAGAAACAATCATCGCCAGCAAGTCCCCAGCTCTGCCTGGAGAAGCGAAGATGTCCTATTGGAGAGAGCGCTTGTTTGCCGTGATGTCGAAAAATGCGCAACGGCCGACAGCGTTTTTTAAGATTCCACCGAATCAGGTGATCGAAGTGGGCTTGCAGGTAGAAATTTAA